One segment of Dolichospermum sp. DET69 DNA contains the following:
- a CDS encoding DUF4351 domain-containing protein, whose product MSEVTANYDESWKEALNEYFESFLCFFFPLAHEAIDWTQKPESLDKELQEITASAKTERRIADKLYKVWLLDKQQIWILIHIEIQSQYDVDFEERIYIYNYRAFDLYHKFVVSLAILGDTSPTWRPNSYNQAMLDCELRLKFPIAKLLDYESRWHELESNPNPFAIIVMAHLKTKATTGNFSEREEWKWQLIRGLYERGLTKEQIVKLFKIIDKMMTLPKQLQAGLVAKIKHFEEEQQMPFISPTEELAMERGEQKGIQREKQLIIRQLNRRIGEIESSLIDTIRTLTIEQLELLGEALLDFSSVTDLEQWLENKPES is encoded by the coding sequence ATGAGTGAAGTTACAGCAAATTATGACGAATCATGGAAAGAAGCATTAAACGAATATTTTGAAAGCTTCTTATGCTTTTTCTTTCCTTTGGCTCATGAAGCAATTGATTGGACACAAAAGCCTGAATCTCTCGATAAAGAACTGCAAGAAATTACGGCTTCAGCAAAAACCGAAAGACGAATTGCCGATAAGCTTTATAAGGTGTGGTTGTTGGATAAACAACAAATATGGATTTTAATTCATATTGAAATTCAGAGTCAATATGATGTTGACTTTGAAGAACGGATTTACATTTACAATTATCGAGCCTTTGACCTTTATCATAAATTTGTGGTTAGTCTGGCAATTTTAGGTGATACTAGCCCTACATGGCGACCTAACAGTTATAATCAAGCTATGTTAGATTGCGAATTGAGGCTAAAATTTCCCATTGCTAAACTCCTGGACTATGAATCGCGTTGGCATGAATTAGAATCTAATCCTAATCCTTTTGCTATCATAGTTATGGCGCATTTGAAAACTAAAGCCACTACTGGTAATTTTTCAGAGCGCGAAGAATGGAAATGGCAATTAATTCGTGGACTCTATGAACGCGGTTTAACAAAGGAGCAAATTGTTAAACTCTTTAAAATCATTGATAAAATGATGACCTTACCTAAACAGTTACAAGCAGGATTAGTCGCTAAAATCAAACATTTTGAGGAGGAACAGCAAATGCCTTTTATTAGCCCAACAGAAGAATTAGCTATGGAACGGGGTGAGCAAAAAGGAATACAACGAGAAAAACAGCTAATTATCCGACAACTAAATCGGCGAATTGGTGAAATTGAATCGTCATTAATTGACACAATTCGGACATTAACAATTGAGCAATTAGAATTACTTGGTGAAGCGCTTTTAGATTTCTCCTCTGTCACAGATTTAGAACAATGGTTAGAAAATAAACCAGAGTCTTGA
- a CDS encoding CopG family transcriptional regulator, with protein MQAEKLSISLPSSLVQFIENYKLIKGCKSRSQVIELAIELLRYQELEQAYREAALEFNPEWDLTVGDGLTDETW; from the coding sequence ATGCAAGCTGAAAAACTTTCCATTTCCTTACCATCTTCTTTGGTGCAGTTTATTGAAAATTATAAATTGATTAAAGGCTGTAAATCTCGTTCTCAAGTAATTGAGTTAGCCATAGAATTACTGCGTTATCAGGAGCTAGAACAAGCTTACCGGGAAGCTGCGCTGGAATTCAATCCAGAATGGGATTTAACTGTAGGGGATGGGTTAACAGATGAAACGTGGTGA
- a CDS encoding type II toxin-antitoxin system PemK/MazF family toxin has protein sequence MKRGEIYFANLSPAVGSEMDKRRPVLIVSNDANNNASTTVTILPITSNMTRVYPFEVLLNSEDSGLSKTSKVQAQQIRTISKQRILGDALGYLSQNVIDLVNDAIKLHLGLE, from the coding sequence ATGAAACGTGGTGAAATATACTTTGCAAATCTCAGTCCCGCAGTGGGGTCAGAAATGGATAAACGCCGTCCTGTACTCATTGTCAGCAATGATGCTAATAATAATGCCTCTACTACGGTGACCATTTTGCCGATTACATCTAATATGACTCGTGTGTATCCTTTTGAAGTGTTATTAAATTCAGAAGATTCGGGTTTATCTAAAACTTCTAAGGTACAAGCGCAACAAATACGGACAATTTCTAAACAGCGCATTTTAGGGGACGCGCTAGGGTATTTAAGTCAAAATGTGATTGATTTGGTAAATGATGCTATTAAGCTACATTTAGGTTTGGAGTAG
- a CDS encoding type II secretion system protein has protein sequence MLNNAFNIKKNIQFYLQATKTRPSSHHANEGFTLIELLVATAIMSIVVTLAGFGVVTMLSQSKTAASESDRRANLNRALDYIANEVRTANSISATTTSTLPTGAIGKLRLAIPSDTAFPNHEYYIISTSTNCSTNNISTTLWACNNVIYRRLIPASGSPTDAILVDGVDSFTAPVTSSRQVVLTLVGTLPATLPGKPSTATDSVSATAVTRAK, from the coding sequence ATGTTAAACAATGCTTTTAATATCAAAAAAAATATCCAATTTTATCTTCAAGCTACTAAAACTCGTCCATCTTCTCATCATGCGAATGAGGGATTTACTTTGATAGAGTTATTAGTAGCAACAGCAATTATGAGCATTGTTGTTACTTTAGCTGGTTTTGGTGTTGTAACAATGCTCTCACAAAGCAAAACCGCAGCATCGGAAAGTGACAGACGTGCTAATTTGAATCGGGCTTTAGATTATATTGCCAATGAAGTGAGAACGGCTAATAGTATTTCAGCGACTACAACTTCCACGTTACCTACAGGTGCTATAGGCAAGCTACGTTTAGCTATTCCTAGTGATACTGCATTTCCTAATCACGAATACTATATAATTTCTACTTCTACTAATTGCTCTACTAATAATATCAGTACTACTCTTTGGGCGTGTAATAATGTAATTTATAGACGGCTAATTCCAGCTAGTGGTAGTCCAACCGATGCTATATTGGTAGATGGGGTTGACAGTTTCACTGCTCCTGTTACTTCTAGTCGTCAGGTTGTTTTGACTTTAGTTGGAACTTTACCTGCAACTTTACCTGGAAAACCAAGCACAGCGACAGACTCAGTAAGTGCTACTGCTGTTACTAGAGCTAAATAA
- a CDS encoding type II secretion system protein, which translates to MRHYNAHHNEDGFTLLELIIVIIVSGILAAVSVPSFLASNRNNQLNNDLASAKSALLESQRDAMRIGKTCTISLSTGTPPEISNPTPTTANNCLSTGTRTLSNVSMNAYKDVTGSASISVSSLTFDFLGNLNETAPITIVLRHNSNSGDRKCIVISQPLGLIATGKYTGASDTYSSNCTP; encoded by the coding sequence ATGCGTCATTACAATGCCCATCACAATGAAGATGGATTTACCTTACTAGAATTAATCATAGTCATAATTGTTTCTGGAATCTTAGCTGCTGTTTCTGTTCCTAGTTTCTTAGCTTCAAATCGAAATAATCAACTTAATAATGATTTGGCGAGTGCTAAAAGTGCTTTACTGGAATCACAAAGAGATGCTATGCGTATTGGTAAAACCTGTACAATTTCTTTGTCTACTGGTACACCACCAGAAATTAGTAATCCTACTCCTACTACTGCTAATAACTGTCTATCTACGGGAACGCGAACTTTATCTAACGTTTCCATGAACGCATATAAAGATGTCACAGGTTCAGCTTCCATATCTGTCTCTAGTTTGACATTTGATTTTCTTGGTAATCTTAATGAAACAGCACCTATAACAATTGTATTGCGACATAACAGCAATTCTGGGGATAGAAAATGTATAGTTATATCTCAACCACTAGGATTGATTGCAACTGGTAAATATACTGGTGCTAGTGACACTTATTCATCTAATTGTACCCCTTAA
- the hpsA gene encoding hormogonium polysaccharide biosynthesis protein HpsA, which translates to MPRKRRPNTKKQRLNWLLRTVFGTPKKQKVATAGFVLPTVAMVSVVVVLLTTTIMLRSFHRAQNASNVRISEAVLSAATPAIDRSRAKINKLFQDISLPKVTPTNEELSKVVVNNIEKYTFGDETKLQISFDISGNGAIDQPTANTSLFDQETVNTAWKFPVDTDNNGKFDSYTLYEILLRTPRNSSGKYARARTPLETRTSPMAKGILDAGCTTNTNPTLVGNTGWIKQNNELKKSFFVHTATVPITTVPSDSTNYEKYQGSKGFAALEYQQDRIQVPPSNVVVYNDDLEINPDTALNLNGGIFTNSNFLTGGSGQVQLYQISSKKSCYYKSQNSKIIVGGNLGSGGFKIAGTTTTKVDLFKGKNTNPTALTWEASVTDSSSNLMYNNLAYVNRINKLIATQFANAISSDPTEVKTGIEQRKQDLGLSSFTTAELDAIRHQQLQLYFQKLTRHVPNQEVNFGVTETFPSPVIQGSDETLRPIDKWIYATDPSDGKTGIGYSTLALNISGTSLQPQATEPQALKNTSGVESMLGDRVLVSHNLSEIWWDTTPAASPGNNVPELWWNSSNQPKGFLGNEITDTQEISGIKWNAGDTSKTRTRRSLVQTAALANLGDISRDGAWEIDAAKIPPDITAGVGGLRVVTGAGVYLSASDTTTTVNSTVKEIWPDTLPFPGTAPMKKTITPYSLYDPSITYQWREIANANTPYLKMRATAVYHYKSTNYNAQTPIPIACVSSFYIPTNSATAKNITGLPWNSATDGLSNSGIVYPAPTSAKGESYYATVLNYLSQLTYPNGRLIDDGLLAKALAKTANRTISEQSAIDAQICALQILDSSISPSNSVISHGAIYETSLLDSREIVRNSLSNNTTYDYPIIDRQPLEIRVTVLDLNQLRTKTIGTASPSQEYLLPNSGIIYATRDDALPDASAGTLGVQTEAQKSVSPVDYILDSTRRPNAIMLIHGSKLGRGTTNTYREQEKGLILASDLPVYVKGDFNLHTQGEFTDVASTVFYNRTTVNANFGCQNGDPSVSCPTGDEWRPATVLGDAVTLLSGNFREGFREEGDYDWNNSLVGTPPSGFSAVNFLGANGTWVDKSISNAGFPKDFDPVKTGYQGSSYVNNFVTPLVRMIPAREYAYEICTFTVKDECFCSATDTAAQCAVKTKRWSMTNVALNEYKFNEQNSWREDGIGSETNSIKTGFIGTNPDNAWNALPFKRLAFKRDINTTLLITPLTLYGKGSSNKLEEFPIGGATLANQVTPTLLIPWLLPNSSGVFEPVLQIQKPFATETDPSNTTVISNTNDTKNWLQPVLADTTFNLIIAAGDSPARPTEDNGGLQNFTRFMENWASSIGQKTAKIFGSFIQLKKSAYATGTYNVNVGASSITYPIDNDSGAATGYLPPTRNWGYDVALLSKSPDRFASKLVLTSPDLPDEYFREVGKDDKWLQTLLCAKTTPTDYAIDDKTQRPSTCQS; encoded by the coding sequence ATGCCTCGAAAGCGTCGGCCAAACACAAAAAAACAAAGATTGAACTGGTTATTACGGACTGTTTTTGGCACTCCAAAAAAACAAAAAGTAGCAACCGCTGGTTTCGTGTTACCCACAGTCGCAATGGTATCAGTAGTAGTGGTTTTACTGACTACTACCATTATGTTACGTTCCTTTCACAGAGCGCAAAATGCCAGCAACGTCCGCATTAGCGAAGCTGTTCTGAGTGCTGCTACCCCAGCAATAGATCGCAGTAGAGCGAAAATCAATAAACTATTTCAGGATATATCATTACCAAAAGTCACACCGACAAACGAAGAATTATCTAAAGTTGTTGTGAACAACATAGAAAAATATACCTTTGGTGACGAAACCAAACTGCAAATAAGTTTTGATATTAGTGGTAATGGTGCAATTGATCAACCAACTGCAAATACATCATTATTTGATCAGGAAACGGTGAATACAGCCTGGAAATTTCCTGTTGATACTGACAACAATGGCAAATTTGATAGTTATACTCTCTATGAGATTTTATTAAGAACTCCCAGGAATAGTAGTGGTAAATATGCACGAGCTAGAACCCCTTTAGAAACCAGAACATCCCCAATGGCAAAAGGAATTTTAGATGCTGGTTGTACCACAAATACCAACCCGACATTAGTAGGGAATACAGGTTGGATTAAACAAAATAATGAGCTAAAGAAATCTTTTTTTGTGCATACAGCTACAGTACCAATCACAACCGTACCTAGTGACAGTACCAATTATGAAAAATATCAAGGTAGTAAAGGTTTTGCTGCCTTAGAGTATCAACAAGACCGCATCCAAGTACCACCTAGCAATGTTGTTGTTTATAACGATGATCTAGAAATTAATCCCGATACAGCCCTAAATCTTAACGGGGGAATTTTTACTAATAGTAATTTTTTAACTGGGGGTTCTGGTCAAGTTCAATTATATCAAATTAGTAGCAAAAAATCCTGTTACTACAAATCTCAAAATTCTAAAATTATAGTGGGAGGAAATTTAGGATCTGGTGGTTTCAAAATTGCAGGGACAACAACCACTAAAGTTGATTTATTCAAAGGTAAAAATACTAATCCTACTGCTTTGACATGGGAGGCATCAGTTACTGACAGTTCCAGTAACCTCATGTACAATAACCTCGCTTATGTGAATCGGATCAATAAACTGATTGCAACTCAATTTGCTAATGCTATCAGTAGTGATCCAACAGAAGTTAAAACAGGTATTGAACAGAGAAAACAAGATTTAGGTTTATCCAGTTTCACAACAGCAGAACTTGATGCAATTCGTCACCAACAATTACAGCTTTATTTCCAGAAACTGACTCGTCACGTCCCTAATCAAGAAGTTAATTTTGGTGTGACAGAAACATTTCCTAGCCCAGTAATTCAAGGTAGTGATGAGACATTGCGTCCCATTGATAAATGGATATATGCTACAGATCCTAGTGATGGCAAAACAGGAATAGGTTACAGTACATTAGCTCTGAATATTAGTGGTACATCCCTACAACCACAAGCCACAGAACCACAAGCACTCAAAAATACTAGTGGTGTAGAATCTATGTTAGGTGACAGAGTTTTAGTTAGTCACAACTTATCGGAAATATGGTGGGATACAACGCCAGCAGCATCTCCAGGAAATAATGTTCCCGAACTATGGTGGAATAGCAGTAACCAGCCAAAGGGATTTTTAGGTAATGAGATTACTGATACACAAGAGATTAGCGGCATTAAGTGGAATGCAGGAGACACAAGCAAAACTCGGACAAGGCGATCGCTAGTGCAAACAGCAGCATTAGCGAATTTAGGAGATATAAGCAGAGACGGAGCATGGGAAATAGACGCAGCTAAAATCCCCCCAGATATTACAGCAGGGGTTGGTGGTTTACGAGTTGTTACAGGTGCAGGAGTTTATCTGAGTGCAAGTGATACGACAACCACAGTCAACAGCACAGTTAAAGAAATATGGCCAGATACTCTGCCATTTCCTGGTACTGCACCCATGAAAAAAACCATTACACCATATTCTCTGTATGATCCCTCAATCACATACCAATGGCGGGAGATTGCCAATGCTAACACACCATATTTGAAAATGCGGGCTACAGCAGTTTATCACTACAAATCTACTAACTACAACGCCCAAACCCCCATTCCCATAGCCTGTGTGAGTAGTTTTTATATTCCTACCAACAGCGCTACTGCCAAAAATATCACCGGACTGCCTTGGAATAGTGCCACCGATGGTTTATCTAATAGTGGCATAGTCTACCCTGCACCCACATCTGCTAAAGGTGAGAGTTATTATGCCACAGTCTTAAACTATCTATCTCAATTAACCTATCCCAACGGACGATTAATAGATGATGGATTATTAGCCAAAGCATTAGCAAAAACAGCCAACCGAACCATTTCTGAACAGTCGGCAATTGATGCTCAAATCTGCGCTCTACAGATTCTGGATAGTAGTATTAGTCCCAGTAATTCCGTGATTTCTCATGGTGCGATTTACGAAACATCATTATTGGACTCCAGAGAAATTGTTCGTAACAGTTTATCAAACAACACCACCTATGATTATCCAATCATAGACAGACAACCCCTAGAAATTCGGGTTACTGTTTTAGACCTGAACCAACTGCGGACAAAAACCATCGGGACTGCCTCTCCATCTCAAGAATATTTGTTACCCAATAGCGGGATTATTTACGCAACCCGTGATGATGCTTTACCAGATGCCAGTGCGGGTACTTTAGGGGTACAAACAGAGGCACAAAAATCAGTTAGTCCTGTGGACTACATCCTAGATTCTACCCGTCGTCCCAATGCGATTATGCTCATCCATGGCAGTAAGTTAGGAAGGGGAACAACAAACACTTACCGCGAACAAGAAAAAGGTTTAATTTTAGCCAGTGATTTACCCGTGTATGTTAAAGGTGACTTTAATCTCCACACTCAAGGGGAATTTACTGACGTTGCCAGCACTGTCTTCTATAATCGAACTACTGTCAATGCTAACTTTGGCTGTCAGAATGGTGATCCTAGTGTATCTTGTCCCACAGGGGATGAATGGCGACCTGCGACAGTGTTGGGTGATGCTGTCACCTTGCTTTCTGGTAACTTTCGAGAGGGTTTCCGTGAGGAAGGGGACTATGACTGGAATAATAGCTTAGTTGGTACGCCCCCATCAGGATTTTCAGCAGTTAATTTCTTGGGTGCAAATGGTACATGGGTGGATAAGAGTATAAGTAATGCAGGGTTTCCGAAAGATTTTGATCCAGTAAAAACAGGATATCAGGGTAGTTCTTATGTGAATAACTTTGTGACCCCGCTGGTGAGAATGATACCAGCCAGAGAATATGCCTATGAAATTTGTACTTTTACAGTTAAAGATGAATGCTTTTGTAGCGCCACAGATACTGCTGCTCAATGCGCTGTCAAGACTAAGCGCTGGTCAATGACTAATGTGGCTCTCAATGAATACAAATTTAATGAACAGAACAGTTGGAGAGAAGATGGTATCGGTTCAGAAACTAATTCTATTAAAACAGGATTTATTGGTACAAACCCTGACAATGCTTGGAACGCATTACCATTTAAGAGACTGGCTTTTAAAAGGGATATAAATACGACTTTGCTGATTACTCCCCTGACTCTTTACGGCAAAGGTAGTAGTAACAAACTAGAGGAATTTCCCATAGGTGGAGCAACTTTAGCCAACCAAGTCACCCCTACATTGCTCATACCTTGGTTACTACCTAATAGTAGTGGAGTATTTGAACCTGTTTTACAAATCCAAAAACCCTTTGCTACTGAGACTGACCCCAGTAACACCACAGTCATTAGCAATACAAATGATACTAAAAATTGGTTGCAACCAGTATTAGCAGACACAACTTTTAACTTAATTATCGCTGCTGGGGATAGTCCAGCCCGACCAACAGAAGATAATGGTGGTTTACAAAACTTTACCCGATTTATGGAAAATTGGGCATCCTCTATTGGTCAAAAGACAGCAAAGATATTTGGCTCTTTTATCCAGTTGAAAAAGAGTGCTTATGCGACAGGAACATATAACGTTAATGTCGGAGCTAGTAGCATTACCTATCCTATTGACAATGATAGTGGTGCAGCTACTGGTTATCTTCCTCCTACTAGAAACTGGGGTTATGATGTCGCACTGTTATCAAAATCTCCTGATAGATTCGCTAGTAAATTGGTACTCACATCACCCGATTTACCAGATGAGTATTTCCGGGAAGTTGGCAAAGATGACAAATGGTTACAGACTTTGTTATGTGCTAAAACTACCCCTACTGATTATGCCATAGACGATAAAACTCAACGTCCTTCTACCTGTCAATCATGA
- the hpsB gene encoding hormogonium polysaccharide secretion pseudopilin HpsB: protein MMKPKPQVKTSSFSDSGFTIIESLMAIVVVGILLISITPILVMATSIRVQSRRIEKATQAANTFIDGVKTGSILTGSSAAPSKKISLDPATLRTSADYLISITQMPVPTSKTDADVNLYLLKKDGNICIASDSACQTDSTNPFDEFYIQAMPIIVAGIHTKASGYRLAVRVYRSDVNFSKPLLASTSDVKKVVSPLVAGIGNRQAPLIERTVDIGHNSTRFQALCYRLGMTKDQDGNHQIC from the coding sequence ATCATGAAACCCAAACCACAAGTAAAAACATCATCTTTCAGTGATTCTGGTTTTACGATTATTGAGTCACTCATGGCCATAGTTGTCGTTGGCATTCTTTTAATATCTATAACACCCATTCTAGTCATGGCAACATCAATTCGTGTCCAATCCCGGCGGATAGAAAAAGCAACTCAGGCTGCTAATACTTTTATTGATGGTGTCAAAACTGGTTCAATTCTAACTGGTTCTAGTGCCGCACCAAGTAAAAAAATTTCTTTAGACCCAGCAACGCTGAGAACGTCAGCAGACTATTTAATTAGTATTACACAAATGCCAGTTCCTACCAGTAAAACCGATGCAGATGTGAATTTGTATCTCTTAAAAAAAGATGGAAATATTTGTATAGCTAGTGATTCAGCTTGTCAAACAGACTCCACAAATCCATTTGACGAGTTTTATATTCAAGCTATGCCCATCATAGTTGCCGGTATTCACACAAAAGCTAGTGGTTATCGTCTAGCAGTGCGGGTATATCGGTCAGATGTTAATTTTAGTAAACCCCTTTTAGCTAGTACAAGTGATGTTAAAAAAGTAGTTTCTCCTCTTGTTGCTGGCATAGGTAATCGGCAAGCACCATTAATAGAAAGAACCGTTGATATCGGCCACAATAGCACTAGATTTCAGGCTCTATGTTACCGTCTGGGCATGACAAAAGATCAGGATGGTAATCACCAAATTTGTTAA
- the hpsC gene encoding hormogonium polysaccharide secretion pseudopilin HpsC has translation MKILEFILKSQIKLSKVIHECDGFTLIELLVALVISFLIITPLFSLMISVMTTDRDEQAKANSEAEIQLALNYISRDLQQAVYIYDATGINTIKPQLAYQSDNTKIPLLVLWKRELVSAIVPTASGNDDTFVYSLVVYYLIKDSDTTWSKAARIARWQIKDGVEFSSGVTCGGTKKYVNINNCPSPGFAPFNNYFEDSDSLDIGMKKWRKSGIYTADAIVLIDYVDQTTDSPPAATCSADIAATTTTDGIIWSVIKPPSMTGFYVCVDRANTTAQVFIRGNALARIDDNANAIKYTASKKTFFPTTSVRVQGRGFLSK, from the coding sequence ATGAAGATACTTGAATTTATCCTCAAAAGTCAAATCAAACTCTCTAAAGTTATTCATGAATGTGACGGTTTTACTCTTATTGAATTGCTGGTAGCTTTAGTGATTTCATTTTTAATTATCACACCACTATTCAGCTTGATGATTAGTGTAATGACTACAGATAGAGATGAACAAGCTAAAGCAAATTCTGAAGCAGAAATTCAACTTGCGCTTAATTATATTTCCCGTGATTTACAACAAGCTGTATATATCTATGATGCGACTGGCATTAATACTATAAAACCTCAACTAGCTTACCAAAGTGATAATACTAAAATTCCTTTACTAGTTTTGTGGAAACGAGAATTAGTTAGTGCTATAGTTCCCACAGCATCAGGAAATGATGATACTTTTGTCTATTCCTTAGTTGTCTACTATTTAATCAAAGATAGTGATACAACTTGGTCAAAAGCTGCTCGTATTGCTAGATGGCAAATTAAAGATGGTGTAGAATTTAGCAGTGGTGTAACTTGTGGAGGAACTAAAAAGTATGTAAATATTAATAATTGTCCTAGTCCAGGTTTTGCTCCATTTAATAATTATTTTGAAGACTCTGATAGTTTAGATATTGGGATGAAAAAATGGCGGAAATCTGGAATTTATACTGCTGATGCTATAGTGCTGATTGATTATGTAGATCAAACCACAGATTCGCCACCAGCAGCCACTTGTTCTGCTGACATCGCAGCTACAACTACAACAGATGGAATTATTTGGTCAGTAATTAAACCACCGAGTATGACGGGTTTTTATGTCTGTGTAGATAGAGCTAATACAACAGCACAGGTATTTATTCGGGGTAATGCCCTAGCTCGGATTGATGATAATGCAAATGCAATCAAATATACAGCTAGTAAAAAAACTTTTTTTCCTACAACCAGTGTGAGAGTCCAAGGACGGGGCTTCTTGTCTAAATAA
- a CDS encoding type II secretion system protein — translation MNYLLNNRSSSGFTLIEMIAVVLIIGILSAIVAPSWLAFIKNRHLNISQDQVYRAMREAQSQAKKEKLTYHASFREQNNIVQWAIHPSTIDASNAKWNDLDGSVQLDAETTLELSNGVRRVPFDYIGSVKVPLGRITLSSKFGGNTKRCIIVSTILGAMRTAKENPTPNNGKYCD, via the coding sequence ATGAATTACTTACTGAATAATCGCTCTAGTAGCGGTTTTACTTTGATAGAAATGATTGCAGTGGTGTTAATAATTGGGATATTATCAGCAATAGTTGCACCAAGCTGGTTAGCTTTTATCAAAAATCGCCATTTAAATATTTCTCAAGATCAAGTTTATCGAGCCATGCGTGAAGCCCAAAGCCAAGCCAAAAAAGAAAAGTTGACTTATCATGCTAGTTTCCGGGAACAAAATAATATTGTGCAATGGGCAATTCATCCGTCTACAATTGATGCCTCTAATGCTAAATGGAATGACTTAGATGGCAGTGTGCAGTTAGATGCAGAAACTACATTAGAATTGTCTAATGGTGTAAGACGAGTCCCATTTGATTACATAGGTAGTGTGAAAGTCCCACTAGGACGAATCACCTTATCTAGTAAATTTGGCGGGAACACAAAGCGTTGTATCATTGTTTCCACTATATTGGGCGCGATGAGAACCGCTAAGGAAAACCCTACGCCTAATAATGGTAAATATTGCGATTGA
- a CDS encoding tetratricopeptide repeat protein produces the protein MLDQVITAFEHKDYQTAAKLLQQLLVESPENPWVQLYFGRLQEVSNQLQDAEKVYRQLLRRTSHSKIISQARQGLQRLEEFKQEEKQRAIAKATVAPDSNELGILVLEPISNELKTSAVSNFAQIMQVDAYTARITIPSQNWRVYRMGKVGELAFYGTQLQQAGIPCFWVKIPQIQQIKVFQVKHLSIDNSQIKAVCQNEANQTGSMRFDKSEITDRVVGALPIFEQVVDVNNRGKLEWKTQTQDYAQFCDLHLPKRRSILRIYDQGYEFQQGIETKQTTIRINWNNLINWIDQQLPQIKVWSDFNLFAQTVIDQTETLNQIPSHINLFRKENSYWDAAFHLYSGIIFTKNTAVQIAQKDHK, from the coding sequence ATGCTTGATCAAGTTATTACGGCTTTTGAACATAAAGATTATCAAACAGCAGCCAAATTACTCCAACAACTGTTGGTAGAATCACCGGAAAATCCTTGGGTTCAACTGTATTTTGGTCGGTTGCAGGAAGTTTCCAATCAACTCCAAGACGCTGAAAAAGTATATCGGCAATTACTCCGCAGGACGAGTCATAGCAAGATAATATCCCAAGCCCGTCAAGGTTTACAGCGATTAGAGGAATTTAAGCAAGAAGAAAAACAAAGAGCTATAGCTAAAGCCACAGTCGCACCTGATAGCAACGAACTGGGCATATTAGTGTTAGAACCCATTAGTAACGAACTTAAAACCAGCGCAGTTAGCAATTTTGCCCAAATCATGCAGGTAGATGCTTATACAGCCAGAATCACAATACCGAGTCAGAATTGGCGAGTTTACCGCATGGGGAAAGTGGGAGAATTAGCATTTTATGGAACACAATTACAACAGGCTGGTATTCCCTGTTTCTGGGTCAAAATTCCCCAAATTCAACAAATTAAAGTATTTCAAGTTAAACATTTATCAATAGATAATTCTCAAATCAAAGCAGTTTGTCAAAACGAAGCAAATCAAACTGGTTCTATGAGATTCGATAAATCAGAAATTACCGATAGAGTTGTGGGAGCTTTACCAATTTTTGAACAAGTTGTAGATGTTAACAATAGAGGTAAACTAGAGTGGAAAACTCAAACTCAAGATTATGCTCAATTTTGTGATTTACATTTACCAAAAAGACGGAGTATTTTGCGAATTTATGATCAAGGCTATGAATTTCAGCAAGGTATAGAAACTAAACAAACTACAATTAGGATTAACTGGAATAATTTAATAAATTGGATTGATCAACAGTTGCCTCAAATTAAGGTATGGTCAGATTTTAACCTCTTTGCACAAACAGTTATAGACCAAACAGAAACCCTCAATCAAATTCCATCTCATATTAATTTATTTCGTAAAGAAAACAGTTATTGGGATGCAGCTTTTCATTTATATAGTGGGATTATCTTTACTAAAAATACTGCTGTGCAAATAGCTCAAAAAGATCATAAATAA